AAACTCTTACATTTttatttgataatgtacttatcttaatcttaatatatataaatggaaggttgtcatgatggcaaccctaaccACGTGTCATCATGATAGCCCTTCCTAGCAAAAACCTTAAAGTATTatttactaatttgaccctacacctaatgtgttatttactaatttgaccctacattaaaaataaataataataataataataatataagattTAGGcactataataatataatatataataatactatCCAAGATAAcaatattagaaataattttatttataaatattatattttttttgtatattatataatagccaaaaataaaaaatataaatacaatttttataaatatataataatatcataacaatcaacataatagtaataatattaataaaatacaattttaataaatatataataatatcataacaatcaacataatagtaataatattaataaaataataataaaaataataaaccaccaacaataataatagtaataataataataattaagatgatgataataataataataataataataataataataataataataataataataataaactatccagatcataaaaaatataaatacaattttaataaatatataataatatcatcacaatcaacataatagtaataaaattaataaaatacaattttaataaatatataataatatcataacaatcaacataatagtaataatattaataaaataataataaaaatgataaaccaccaacaataataataataataataataataataataataataataataataataataataataataataataataataaactatccAGATCAcgctattaaaaataatattattaaaccaccaacaataataatgataataataataataacaataatattaatattaataaattatccaGATAAcactattagaaataatattatttataaatattataattttttgtaaattatacaatttttagtattaatttttaatttatttaattttttcatttatgttttttaatgttATCATATAGCATTTACAGTTTAATTTTAGGACAACTATCAgttacaaattttaattatattatttttaattattataaaaattaatgtttataaAAGGAAGAGATTTATAAAATGGTTAATTCAATGAAAATTAATTATACTATAATGTGTTATGATATATCATTTTTCactataaatgaaaaaaattatttattattatttaacaacAATTAACTCTGTTCGTTTATAGCAATTTAAAAATCAGCTACATTTCATCattgtaataatattttaatcaatgccATTATTGTTTACTTTCAAACATAAAttcatttatattatatataatatattatatctttccaaaaaaaatattcaGTGGCTTTTAATTTACATATCTTTAAAATAAAgacaacaaattaaaataaaaaatatagaactctagaaaaaatattaatatccttatattttaactttatttccaattttaatattactctaattataataataatatattttggtgTAAATTATTATATGTCTTTAAGTATCTATTTTCTAATCCATAACCACCTAccatttttaattttcagtttttttttttcgtttctttaatttctcatttatttatatttaacagttattattttctattaattggtataataattaactttaaaaaattatatgtcTTAATAATGGTATATGAAAACAGTTGtaaaatattatgtttttttgtATTCTTATCCACCTTTATAAGTACCATTGATCCTACTTTCATTCTTTATTCAGTGTTTTTGCTATCCAGTTCACGTATTcattatttttttggatttttcacaATGTCTGCTATTGGCAACAATTTCAATCAGTAAGAGATTTTTTCTAATAATTATTTGCatatttgtttatcttattaTCAAATTTCATActcaattattatattttcatgtAGAAAAACACCTTATATGTTTTTGAAGGCTTAGCGAAGATGATATATTGCCTGCATAAATAATAACAAATGATAGAGTTTGTTCACATGTATATCGGGACTGGAATAGATGCGCTAGCAAACTGACAAACCAGTGACATATTCTACACAATCTTAATGGAACACACTACcacattttttagatttttatttataatttatatttcagcttttacttattttcttttgtttttgtcattCCCTaatgtcattttttttttctgttgttAATTTAGATTggatatatatatgataaaatcATATTATTTGTTTTGTTAATAACATGTGATTGAATTTACTGTTTCTTTTTGACACATGTATGCCACATACGCCATatacaaagaaaaataatattcacTAAATATATTTGGCTTTAACACTCataaagtttttctttctttcaatttATTACCAATTATTGTCTAAACTTTATTACAATTACTTGATTTTTGAAATTACTTCCATgattaaaaaataacttttatataaattatttaaaatagagaataattaaaaatataaatacaatttaaatatatatttatcatttctaaaatataagctaaaaaatatctctcttctatatttcatattaaaattaaataataagtaaaaaaattaatttaaattatgagTTAAATGTTAAACTCAATATAGTTCAAGTAGTCATATTTTGTAAGAGATAACttacttattttaatatataaatgaaacCATTATAAATCTTttaataacttaaaaaataatatgataaatactttttgtattattgtttcacattaaaattttaataatataattgcaAACATACTTTAAATAACCTACAAGACAATTTtatatgtaaaaaaataaataaatatcaactattataaaaaatatagttttgTTTCTAATATATCTGTGCTCTCCGTGCGGAGCACGGGTCGACAATCTAGTTTATTAATAATGTGTCGTTGTTAAACGTAAGAAAATATCATATAAGAGTTTATGagaaatatacatattttaaatttgaatttaataatgtatatttttttaattggcAAATATATTATTAATGGGAGTATAGGGATAATCTTAACCACAACAACAAAACGGAAAACCTCTGCTACCTGAAACAAAGGAGATATAAAGtatttcaataataaaaattataaagatCGACTTTTTTACAAAAGGAGCAAAGGGAtaatgtattattattttttgaaataagcAATGATATTATTAAAGGGAGTATAAGTGATACTCCAACCAACGGAAAAACAAGGCGGAAAACCTCAACTTCTTAAAATAGAGGAGAGGCAGAGTGTTCCAATAGTAAAAATTACATAATTCGGCTTTTTTACAATTAGAACAAAGCCATATCCACGACCTCCACACGATAGCCGACAAAACATCTTCGAATATAAAAGCCCCTCCCTTAAAAATAATAGCATTACGGACGAGCCAAATGGACCAGACAAATTTCCTCCATAGTAGCTCTGCGGGAAGCACACTTCACCTTATCCCAATGGGACGAGAGATCCACAAACTCAGCAAGCGATAATTTCTTCGGGATACCAATCCATTCAAAGACCTTGTTCCAAATTCTATTCAAGTACATACATTACCGGAAAAGATGCGACAACGTTTCAGGTTCCAAATCTCAAAAGACGCAGCGCAAGTCAGTTTGATTCGTCAAAATTCCCCGTTTGTGAATTCGTTGATCTTTAGTAGGAATTTTGTTTAGCAAAAACCTcccaaaaaaatgtcttttttttaACAGCGTGTCATTGTGAAACAtaagaaaatatcatacaagaATTTGGGTGGAATATATATAGTAAAATAttattacaaaataaataaattattaattttgagttcaaaaacataagaaaaaaaaatcaaaattgcttcaaattaaaatgtaaaaattatttaagttaaAATAGAGAATCAAAATTAAGCATAAATAATATTCTATACCTAAAATTAAGCATAAATAGAGAAACAAAATAAAGCCTTCCACGAGTTCTAcacttttgatttttgaaaccATTTTGTTTTCCTGTGTGTGATTAGGGTTCCACTTAGCTCCAAATTTTCTATACTCTCACATAAATATCCGATCTCCCAATATGTCGCTATCGACGGTATTTCTCCCGGAAGAACTTGTTGCCGAAGTGCTTTCCTTTCTTCCTGTCAAATCACTCTTGCAACTAAGATGTGTCAGTAAGTCATGGAAGTCACTCATCTCTGATCCCATCTTTGTCAAACGACACCTTAAACGATCTGCGCGTAATCCGAACCTCACACTTGTATCTTATTTCTTTGTTGAGGATGAGGCAGCGTTTTGTTTGATGGAAAACCCTCCAATCATTGTCCGTCGTTTCTATGATCCTTACCATCAATTGAAAGATATGGACTGCAGCTCTATAATTGGTTCTTGCAATGGATTGATATGTTTGTTAGGTCTTTCTTACTTCAATAGCCATAAAGAGATGTGTCTTCGTTTTTGGAATCCTGCTACAAGAACAATATCAGAAAAATTAGGGTATTCTATAGAACATAATTACCAATATTATCCTAATTTGACATTCGGTTATGATGATTCAACCGATACTTATAAGGTGGTCTATTTCATTTCTGATACGACACAGGTAAGAGTTTTGAGTTTGGGCCATAATGTTTGGAGAAATATTCAAAATTCTCCCCATGATAATGATTACAGAATGAATGTTGTGCATTTGAGTAGTAGCTTCGTTTGGTTGGCAAATCACAATTACATCAGTGAGAAAATTGTGATTATTTCCCTTGATTTAGGCACCGAGACACACACTCAATTGTTGCCTCCGAAGGGGTTTGAACAAGTGTCATTTATTAGACCAAATCTATTTCTGTTAAAGGATTGTCTTTGTTTTTCTCATGATTTCAATAAAACTCATTTTGTTATATGGCAAATGAAGGAATTTGGAGTGGAAGACTCTTGGACTCAATTCCTTAAAATTAGTTATCGTAATAATCTTCAAATAGATTGTCCATTTAGTGAATTCCGCCATAATTTGTTGCCACTATGCCTTTTGGAGAAGAATGATACACTGTTATTGACAGACGCATATCAACTTCAGATCATTCTCTATAATTGGAGAGATAATCGAGTTAAAAGAATCAATCAATCTTGGTGGTTTCATTCCAAGAAttatgttgaaagtttggtttggTATCGTTGAAAGTAAAAAGTAAGGTTCGTACatgatttatttacttttttgaaTTTGGATATTAATAATAAATGTTGTGTAATCGTTTTCGACTTTGATTTGATTGTATTGTAAACCTTTTTGACAATCTTTGAATCAATGAATCTTTTTTCCTTATGATGGCTATGATTAGATTGTAGTGTTGAGTGATTATGTATTGGCTATAACAGTTTGACAATCTTTATATAAACTGAATCTGtcttgatttatatttattttaactctagATCTATAGATGAATCTTCTTTGACAATCTTCCCAAAAACAATTTCCTTATTGGGTTGGCCGTATAGTATAGTTCACAACAGTGTGGCTGTGATTGTTTTTCTAATATTAATGAGTTGAGGTTGCGTCTGTAGCAAGCTTGCTGAGGCTATACATGCTACCCTAGGGTGTTAAAATGTTGTTTTTGTCGCTTCAAGCAAGCACTAATCTAATGTGAATGTTAGAAATTGAAAGGCTCATAAATGAAAAGCCATAACTCAGTATGCAATTCGTAGATGAAAACAGAAAGGTGTTTCAATATTCTTACATACTGTAATTGCTTATATTTATTAAACTTAATAACTTCACGCTTGATTGAGCTTTGATACTATTCGTTTTGATATGAATCTCTTTTTTCTATATGACTTGATGGATCATACACAAATTCTTGGATTAACTTTGTGGTTTCATTATTGTGATTGAAATATCTCCGTTTGCATATAAAGCAATTAAAGAACAAGTGACAATCAGTTGTGTTTATCATTATAGGCCTTGTTTTCAGGATAGAATAAAAACAAACAATCTTCAAAAACTCCACAGTTTGATGATATTCCTTTTGGAGAAGAATGATACATTATTATTGATAGACAAACTCCGGAGTGAGATGATTCACTATAATTATAATTGGAGATATAATATAGCAAAAAGAATCAACGAATCTTTGCGGTTCAATTCCAAGAAatatgttgaaagtttggtttggTATTTTTGAAAGTAAATTTTCTTCTCATGACTTAGATTTGATTGTTTCTTGAGCGATTACGTATTGGCTATAACAGTTTGACAATGTTTGAATAAATTGAATctgttttgatttgtatttattcttACTCTAGATCTATAGATGAATCTTTTATTGACAATCTTTCCAAAATCAAATTCCTTCTTATTGGGTTGGTCTTGACAATGTTTTAAACAAATATTAAGCATATTATAGTTCACAACAGAAGAGCATAATACATATTTAAAAATCTGAAATGCATGAAGACTTGACTTAAAACGTAATAGAATGAAAGGTGAAAATGAGATGCCATTTATTGAACAGTGTGGCTGTGATTGTTGTCCTAATCTTAATGAGTTGAGATTGCCTCTGTAGCAAGCTTGATGAGGCTATATATACATGCTAATTATATTCTATCAAGgcatttttttctgcaaaatcttGTGTTTCAATGTATGTTTAATCATGGTCTAAAGGAAAAGAGTCCATATAGAAGTCTTGTTCTTTGTTCCCACTAGAGATGATTATGGTATTTAGTCAAGTTTAGCTGAATTTATGATTTAGTCAGTtataattttattgaaaaataacaACTCCACAAGACAGCCCGTCTATAGTAAGTTCTGTTTTCTCAAAAATCAGGACGTCTTAAGTTTTCAGAGGATATGGATAGGTTAGTCACCGAGGAAAACAAATAGGGTTCTATTTTTGCAATGCTTTATCagtgacaaatatttttttatatggcCTTATTTAGCAACAATTTAACTGTCTCAAATTTTAAGTCTTGTGCGGTAACACGTCTTGCACGCTCTCATAGAAGGTCATGTCTATAATAATGTGATTCTTGTTATTCTACTGTGCTAAAATGTCATTTTAGTAGCTGAAACTGAAAGCATTTATTTATTGTGAATCATCCCCACATTTAATGTGAATGTTATAAACTGAATGGCTCGCAAATGAAAATCATAATTCAGTATGCAATTTGTAGATTAAAAGAGAAAGGTGTTTCAATATTGCAATATATTCTTATATACTGTAATTGGTTATTAATAGTTAGGTTGATTTTAATATGCACTTTATAGAGAAGGTATTTTTATACTAGGcatttaatatgtttattttttatttattttttaataggtatttaatatgtttattttttattattttttaataggcAAGATTTCTATTAAAGAGAAAAAGGCTTCTCAATTAAAACTACAAGGCGGAAAACCTCATCTCCCAAAACAAAGGGAAGGGTGAGTATTCCAAGTGTAAAAATTACGACCCGGTACTATCGAACAACAAGACGATAATCAAATCCAAGATCTAAAAACTATAGCAgacatacaatcatcaaaagaagGTGTAACTTGATTAAAAATGAACTCATTTCTAGATAACCATATACTCCAAATAGTCTCTAACCAAACTATTGCTTCTACTTTCCTAATCACACCATTTTTGATCTTTTCAATATGGAGAAAGTAAAACTTAAACTCCTCTATAGTGATAACCTCAAGAACGTCCAATCATATGCTTACTCTACGCCAAACATAATCCACAAACGAACAAGATCCAAAAAGGTAGTCTAGATTTTCTAAGTATGCCAGACAAAAAATACAGTACGGATCATTACTTACAAAAGTGATGTTGCGCTTTATGAGGTTGTCTTTGGTTGCTATTCTATTGAGCAGAAATTTCTAGCCAAAGAATTTCAGTTTGGGCGGAGCTTCGACCTTCCAAAGCGACACTACAGCCCTTGTCGTATCCCCTTGACATGTGGTAGCAGTAGC
The Vicia villosa cultivar HV-30 ecotype Madison, WI linkage group LG6, Vvil1.0, whole genome shotgun sequence genome window above contains:
- the LOC131611686 gene encoding F-box/kelch-repeat protein At3g06240-like; amino-acid sequence: MSLSTVFLPEELVAEVLSFLPVKSLLQLRCVSKSWKSLISDPIFVKRHLKRSARNPNLTLVSYFFVEDEAAFCLMENPPIIVRRFYDPYHQLKDMDCSSIIGSCNGLICLLGLSYFNSHKEMCLRFWNPATRTISEKLGYSIEHNYQYYPNLTFGYDDSTDTYKVVYFISDTTQVRVLSLGHNVWRNIQNSPHDNDYRMNVVHLSSSFVWLANHNYISEKIVIISLDLGTETHTQLLPPKGFEQVSFIRPNLFLLKDCLCFSHDFNKTHFVIWQMKEFGVEDSWTQFLKISYRNNLQIDCPFSEFRHNLLPLCLLEKNDTLLLTDAYQLQIILYNWRDNRVKRINQSWWFHSKNYVESLVWYR